The genomic stretch CCCCACCACCAGAAGGGATCCCACCAACCCCACCCCATCCAAGGCCACCAATCCCACCACCATGGCCAGAAGTCATACGCTACAAAAGGGGGATACGCATAGGTGTATGCATAACCCGGGGAACTAAACTCACCATAATCGTATGAATACTCGTAGTACCCTCTGGAGTTGGGTCGGGTTGCCGGATAGGCCTGCCGCTTCGCATGCTCAAAAGAAGTCTCCGATGGGCTCGATCCCGTGGGTGGCTGTCCCTGGGTCGTTCGCTCCTCCGTAGCTTGCTCCTGCACAGGACTGCTCAAAGCATTCTGAACAATGGGAATCATCTGATTCCGGACATCGCTAGCAAAACGCTCAAAATCGTCTGCCAAGCGCCGGATTTCTTCAATCTTTTGAGCCTGCAAATAGCTAACAACCTCATCAGAGGCTGCAAGATGGTGGCGGTAAGCAATCTCTTCTTTGGCTTGGTCAATTTGAGCTACTATTTCTCGAGCCTGCCTCGCTTTATCCAACGCACGGCTCCCCAACTGGTCTAGCTCCTTCAAGGTAGCCTCTGTTATCTTTGCCCGATCCGGCATGAGTGATCGCGCCTGCTCAGAAAGCTGCACCAGCTCCTCCCTCTGAGGGGCCTTGGCGAGCAAGCGATTGAGCGTGCGGGAGAACTCCCCTCTGGCCGCCTCCCGCTCGTCACCCTGGTACGCTTGGTAAATAACCACTCCCGCAGAAAGAATAGCCAGCACTCCAGCACCTAGTAGGAGACCCAAGCGTATGGTTTTCACTTCTACCCTTCCTATGGGCCTTGAAAAAAGATAGCCCGACCTCTTGACTGCGTCCAATGAAGGGGACTTTTCTTTATTGTGGCATCTATGGGATCATCGGCATTATAACCGATCTTCTTTAAGCTTAAGCCTATTTAAAGACGCATAAAGGTAAGAGACACAGAAGGTTTTATTTCTTCTACTCTCTCTTTTTGCGCTAGCGATGCCATTGGTTGGCCGCCGAGCCAAGGAAAGACCCAGAGCTCCGTTCTAGCTTCAAATGGGTTCAAGCTAGAAGCCAGCCTTCACGTAGCAGTAACGATCATGGGAGGCTCGAACAGCGGCGCAACCCGGTTTCAAAGACCCAAATCCTTCTGACTTGGGCAAGGGAAATCTTTTTTAGTTCCTCCGGCACAAATCCGACGAGCTCTCAAAGTGCCGGCGCCAACGGAGACGCTAGGAGACCGGAAAAAACCAACGCTCCCCTTGGACCGAAACCTTCTTTTTCGGATACGCCCCGCTGTCGGTAAACAAACTCCCAAGCTATGCGCTAAAGCTAATAAAAAGATACAGAGAGAAGCGTTTCCCACCGTCTTTGACTCGCAAAACGGCCTGCTTTTCGCTACTCTTCATACAGGAGAAAGCTCTACCCATGCCTCAAGGAGCCAATCGCCCCCCCTCCCCCCATCGGACTCGATGGATGGGTCAGCGACCCAAACTTCCCCCCCAAGCTCCCCATCCCTGGGTGGGGCTAGCCATCCAGATCCTTCTCGCTCTGGCTTTGGTTTGGTTTTGGCAGCAGAGCTTTCATGAAGCCCGGTTTACGACCATCCCCTACAGCGAGTTTAAGAAGCTTTTGGCCCAGAAAGAAATTGCCGAGCTTTGGATCGGGCCTGATGAGATACGGGGACGCCTAGAGGGTCCCTCGGCCAAGGGAACGATCGGGAAATTCTTTCGAACGGTTCGCCTGGAAGACCCGACACTTGTTCAAGAACTCCAATCGTCGGGAGTTCGATACCAGGCCACTCGTCCAAGCTTTCTTGGGACCCTCTTTTTTTCCTGGATTTTACCGCTCATGGTACTTCTGGGTCTCTGGGTCCTCTTTACTCGACTGGCAGGGGTGGGGGGTGGCGCTCATCCCCTCCTAAGCTTTGGGAAAAGCCGGGCGTTACTCATTAAAGGAGAGCGCACAGGGGTTACCTTTGAGGATGTGGCCGGCTGCGACGAAGCAAAGTTTGAACTTCAAGAGATTGTCGATTTTTTAAAAAACCCGGCTCGTTATCGATCCCTCGGTGCCCGAATCCCAAAGGGAGTCCTTTTAGTGGGGCCTCCCGGAACCGGAAAAACCCTTCTGGCAAGAGCCATAGCAGGAGAGGCAGGGGTTCCCTTTTTTTCGATCAGCGGAAGTGACTTCGTAGAGATGTTCGTGGGTGTGGGCGCCGCTCGCATGCGTGACCTTTTCGCCCAGGCCAAAAAACAGGCTCCCTGCATTATTTTCATCGATGAGCTAGACGCAATCGGGCGACAAAGGGGGGCCCGAGTCATCGTCAGTCACGACGAGCAAGAGCAGACCCTTAACCAACTCCTTGTCGAAATGGACGGGTTTAACCCCAACGTGGGGATTATCGTTCTCGGAGCCACCAATCGTCCGGAAATTCTTGATCGGGCTCTCCTACGCCCGGGGAGGTTTGACCGGCAGGTGGTCGTCGATCTTCCTGATCTGGACGGAAGGGAAGCGATCTTGCGAGTCCATGCTCGGGGAAAACCCCTGGATAGTCACGTCGATTTGCGCAGAATCGCTCAGGCAACCCCTGGCTTTTCTGGGGCCGATCTAGCCAATCTGATCAACGAAGCGGCGCTCCTTGCCGCGCGGCGCAACGCAAAAGCGATTACTCAAGAAGACCTGGAGGCCGCTCTGGAAAAAATCGTCGCTGGTCCGGAAAAGCGAAGCCGCCGGCTTCGAGAGGAGGAACGCAGGCGGGTGGCCATCCACGAGGTGGGACATGCGCTTGTGGCGGCTTTTAGTCCCGCTGCCGATCCTGTTCGAAAAATTAGCATCGTTCCTCGTGGCAAGGGAGCACTCGGATTTACGCTTCAACTCCCGACCGATCAGCATTATCTGGCTACGCGCAGCGAGCTTTTGAGTCGCATCCGCTGCGCCCTTGGAGGACGCGCAGCCGAAGAACTCGTGTATGGAGAGCCAAGCACAGGGGCCGAAAATGACCTCGATGTGGCCACGGTTCTCGCGCGTCAGATGGTATGTATTTATGGGATGAGCGAGAGTGTAGGACTAGCGCGTTGTGCCTCGCGAAGTCCTTCGCCTTTTTTAGGGGATCTCAACGGGTTGTGGAGTCGAGATTGCAGCGAAAAAACGGCGCAACTCATTGATACGGAGGTCAAAGCCATCCTGGAGCAGGCTATGGCGGAGGCCAAGCAAATCCTGTCGGAACACCAAAAGGAACTAGCGGACTTAGCGGAGCTTTTGCTCAAAAAAGAGACCATTGAAGGGGAAGAATTTTACCGGCTCCTCGGTCAATCACCGCCCGAACCGAGCCTGCGGCAGCAGGGGGTGGTTCTTACTTCCGAGCCTCCGGTCATTGATTCTCAACCCCTTGGAAAGCCGGATTGAGCCAGGACCCCCCATGTCCTTACGCGTACTGGACTACTTGGTAGCGCGGCTCAAAGAGCTGGGTGTCCTTCATGTGTTCGGGATACCCGGTGATTACGTCCTTCCTGTCTACGATGCGCTCTTGGAAAAGGGGATTTCCATTGTTACCACCTGCGATGAAGAGGGAGCCGGTTTCGCTGCCGACGCCTATGCAAGGATTCGGGGAATGGGGGCGGTGTGTGTGACCTATTGTGTAGGAGGTCTTAAGGTAGCCAACACTACGGCTGGGGCGTATGCGGAAAAGTCGCCGGTGCTCGTGCTCTCTGGAGCACCTGGAATGAAGGAACGAGAAAAAAATTCACTCCTTCATCATAAGGTCCGAGATTTTGACACCCAACGGAGAGTCTTTGAGGAACTCACGGTAGCCTGCACCCTTTTGTCGGAACCGGAAAGGGCTCCCCAAGAAGTGGATCGGGTACTTACGCAGGCACTTCGATACAAGCGTCCCGTCTACATCGAATTGCCCCGGGACACGAGTTTTGCTCCCCTCCCCTCTTCGACCCCCTTTCCACCCCCTCCGCTTGTGGTCAAAGAGCCAAGCGATCCGGAAGCGCTTGAGGAAGCCCTGGAGGAGGCCGTCACGCTCCTTACCTCTGCTCAAAAGCCTTGCCTTTTAGCCGATGTAGAAATCCATCGTTTTGGCTTGCAACAAGAGCTGGAAGAGTTTGCCCTGCAGGTAGAAATCCCCGTTGCGGCCACTCTTTTAGGCAAGTCGGTGATCGCTGAGACTCATCCCTATTACATGGGAGTTTATGAAGGGGCGCTTGGCCGGCCAGAAGTCCGCGAGTATGTGGAATCGAGCGATTGCCTTCTGATGCTGGGCGTTTTTATGACAGATATTAATCTGGGGATTTACACAGCGCAACTGGATCCGGCTCGTTGCATCTACGCGACCAGTGAAAGGCTTTCCATTCGGTACCACCGTTACGAAAATGTCACGCTAGAGGATTTCCTACGCGGCCTGCTCAAGCGCACCCAAGGTTGGAAGGCACCCCGGCGGGAGTTCCCCCGGCCTCCTGGCGAACTTTCTCTGGGAGAAGCGCGCGACCGGGTGACGGTCCGTTCTCTTTTTGGCAGGCTTAACCGGTATCTGACGGACGAAACCGTGGTCATTGCCGATGTCGGAGATGCTCTTTTTGGGGCTGCCGATCTTTTGGTCCACCAGAGAACCGAATTTTTGGGCTCCGCTTATTACGCCTCCTTAGGTTTTGCCGTGCCGGGGGCACTGGGGGCGCAACTGGCTAACGCCCGGCTCCGGCCTCTCGTTCTGGTGGGGGATGGAGCTTTCCAGATGACCGGAATGGAGCTCTCCACCATTGCCCGTTGGGGGTTAGATCCGATTGTCCTTTTGCTCGACAACCAGGGATACGGAACCGAGCGACAGATCCGGCAGGGCCCCTACAACGAGTTATTACCCTGGAACTACTGGAAAGTGCCGGACGTTTTGGGTACCGGGCGAGCGTTTCTAGTAGAAACGAACGAACAATTGGAAAGTGCCCTCCAGGAAAGTTTTGCGGTGCGGGGAACCTTTTCCCTCATCCAGGTTCGCCTGAACCCAGAGGATCGCTCTCCGGCACTGGCCCGGCTGGCCGAACGCCTCGCTGCCCAGCAATGACAGAAGGCTCCGGATCAATGGTCGTGGGCAGTCCCCCGTGGGTCAGAGAGCTTTGCAAGCGACTCAAAGCTACCTACCCGAATAGCCGGCCCGCTTTGACCTACAACAATCCTCTGCAACTTCTGGTGGCTGCCATTCTTTCGGCCCAGACCACCGACGAGAGTGTCAATAGGGTGACGCAGAAGCTTTTTCAACGATACAAAACGGCAAGCGACTACGCCCAGGCCGACCTTGCCGAACTAGAAAAAGATCTTCGGGCGATCGGTCTCTACCGCTCGAAAGCGCGCAACATTCAGCGCAGCTGCCAAATCTTGTGCGAAAAATATGGAGGCGAAGTCCCTCCGGATATGGAGGCGCTCCTTTCCCTTCCGGGGGTCGGACGAAAAACGGCCAACGTTGTCTTGGGCAACGGTTTCGGGCGGAACGAGGGCATTGTGGTCGACCGTCACGTCGCCCGCCTGTCCCACAGATTGGGGCTGGCAAAGGGAAACAATCCCGAAGCCATCGAACGGGAACTTATGGACAAGATTCCCCGGGAGCTATGGACGGATTTCAGTAACTGGCTTATCTGGCACGGGCGAAAGCGTTGCCGTGCGCGCTTTCCCGATTGTCGGCACTGCGAACTGGAGGATCTTTGTCCCAAGATCGGGGTCTCTCTTCAGGGTCCACCCGAAGGCCGTTCCCCCAAAAAACCGGCGCGTGCGACAACCCGTACGACCTAAGAGCGGAGTGCCGCTTTTACCAAAAAAGCGAAACCGCAAAAGGAGCGCTTTTTCCTTTTGACAGTGTGCAGTCCTTTGCCGCAGGGATAGCTATCTAACCGACGGAAAAGACCCATGGAGATTGGACGATGTTCAAACGGGTGGGGTCTCCTTTTTGCTGGCCAAGGAGCTCAAAGGGTTGGGATGGGCAAGGACCTCTGGGAAGCCTCACCCCTGGTGCGGGACTGGTATCGGAAGGCGGAGCAAATTGCGGGACTTCCCTTGACGCGAGTTTCCTTTGAAGGACCCATGGAAGAGCTGTCGCGGACCTCGGTTTGCCAGCCAGCTCTTTACGTGCAAGGAATGGCTCTCTACTGGCTTTTGCAATCCCACTGCCCGGATTTCCCGACGATTGCCCTGGCGGGTCTTTCGCTAGGAGAATGGACGGCCCATGCGGCTGCCGGTTCGCTCGACCCGTACGAGGCTCTAGAGCTTGTCGTGCAACGAGGGCGCTGGATGGAGGAGGTAGCACAAGAAAAACCGGGAGCCATGACAGCGATCCTCGGGTTACCGTTACACGCGGTCGAGGAACTTGCCAGGAAGTTTGGAGTAGAAGTTGCCAACTATAATGCGCCCACCCAGATCGTGCTTTCGGGAAGGAAGGACCGCATCGAAAAGCTCACGCAATGGCTTCAGGGAAACAAAAGAGCCCGGGCGGTTCTTTTACCCGTCAGCGGTGCCTTCCATTCCAGTGACATGCGGGAGGTGGAACGGAAACTTTCTGGCGCCCTGGAACGCCTTTCCATTCGGCCACCGCGGTTTTGGGTCTTTTCCAACCGAACCGGAGGGATCGTTACGGAGCCTCAAGAGATCCGTCGGAGCTTGGCGGAGCAGGTTTCCCACCCAGTGTTATGGGAGGGATGCTTGCGGAAGATGCTCGAGCTTGGCATCGAACGGTTCGTAGAAATTGGTCCTGGGGGGATTCTTTGCGGTCTGGTTCGCCGGATTCACCCCAACGCCCAATGCTTGACGTACGAGAAGCTTGCCGATCTTATCGAGATTCTCCATGTCTCTCAAGGGTAAGGTTGCTGTTGTCACGGGTGCCAGCCGAGGGATCGGGCGAGCCATCGCACAGGAACTCGCTCGGGAAGGGGCCCGCGTTGCCTGTGTTAGCCGTAGTCCAGAACCTTTGAACCAGACGGTCCACGAAATCCTTGCCCTGGGAGGTGAGGCCAGAGCCTATTGCGCCGACAGTACGGAACCGGCGCAGATTCAAAAGGCGGCGCAACAAATCTTAGAGGAGATGGGTCCTGTCTACGCGCTGGTCAACAATGCAGGAATCGTTCGGGACCGGCTCCTTTTGCGAATGACCGAGGAGGACTGGGACGTGGTGATCGATACGAACCTAAAAGGGGTTTTTCACTGGACGAAAACCCTACTTAAGGGTTTTCTTTCGCAGCGAGAAGGGAGGATTGTCAACATTAGCTCGGTTTCAGCTCTTCTGGGCAATGCAGGACAGACGAACTATGCAGCTGCCAAGGCTGGGCTTTTGGGTTTTACCAAAAGCCTGGCGAGGGAGGTTGCTTCCCGAAACATCACTTGTAACGTTGTCTGTCCAGGGTTTATTGAAACCGGCATGACCCAGGGACTGGATCCGCACCTTCGGGAGAGGATTCTGGGAGCCATTCCTCTGGGAAGGTTTGGCCGACCGGAAGAAGTGGCGGGTCTGGTCTCGTTCTTGTGCGGTCCGAAGGCTGGCTATATTACTGGTCAGACTTTCGTGGTAGACGGGGGAATGGCGATGCAATGAAAATTGGGTTGCTAAATTGCCTCGCCGCTTCTAATTACGCCTAACCTTGAAGGAGAACGAGCCATGGCGGAAAAGTCCGTAGAGGAACGTGTAAAAGAAATTATTGTGGAACAACTTGGCGTGAACCCAGAGCAGGTAACGCCGGACGCAAAATTCATCGAGGACCTGGGAGCAGACTCCCTGGATACAGTAGAACTCGTCATGGCCTTCGAGGAAGAGTTCAACGTGGAGGTACCGGACGAGGAAGCCGAAAAGCTGCAAACCGTGGGCGATGTCATCCGGTACATTGAGGAGAATATGGAGGAGTAGAGGGGGGACCCTCCAGGGCTTCGGTGAATCCGCGGGCACCGCCTGCCGGTGCCTTTTTTCTTCCTACCTGTGAACACACGCCGTGTCGTGGTAACCGGGATGGGGGTGGTTGCCCCTAACGGAAACTGTGTGAAGGAATTCTGGGCCAACGTTCTGGCTGGCCGGAGTGGGATTGCGCCGGTGCGCTCGTTTGACGCCAGCCGGTTTGATTCCCAAATCGCGGGGGAAATTAAAAATTTTGATCCCTACCCCTTTTTTCGAAATTCCAAAGATGTCCGGCGAACGGACCGGTTCGTCCATTTGGCCATGGCAGCAGCCTATGAAGCGGTCCGGCAGGCAGGATTGGACCGGCCGGGAGAAGTGGATGCTACTCGGGCAGGGGTAATCGTGGGTTCGGGAATCGGGGGCCTCAAAACGCTCGAAGAACAGCATTCCCTTCTGGAGACCAAGGGGCCCACACGGGTATCCCCTTTCATGATCCCAAGGATGATCAATAACATGGCGTCAGGGCTGATCGCCATTGAGTTCGGCTTCCAAGGACCCAATTTTGCCGTGATTAGTGCTTGTGCGACCGCAGCCCACTGCGTCGGGGAAAGCTGGAGGCTCATCCGGGAGGGAGAAGCGGACGTGATGGTGGCGGGGGGTAGTGAAGCAGCCGTCACCCCGCTGGGCCTTTCCGGGTTTGGCATGATGAGAGCGTTAAGCGTGCGGAATCACGAGCCCGAAAAAGCCTCTCGGCCGTTTGATCGGGACCGCGATGGGTTTGTGTTAAGCGAAGGAGGCGCGATACTGGTTTTGGAAGAGTTGGAACACGCCTTGCATCGGGGCGTACCGATTCTAGCAGAAATTTTGGGGTACGGTCTTTCTGCCGATGCCTATCATATGACCGCTCCGGGCCCGGGAGGGAAGGGAGCCGCACGTGCCATGCAGAAGGCGTTGGAAAAAGCGCATCTGCCACCGGAATCCGTAGACTATATCAACGCCCATGGAACCGGGACGCCCGACGGCGACCGGTGCGAAACTCAGGCGATCAAAGAGGTTTTCGGACGCCATGCCTACCGTGTTCCCATTAGCTCCACCAAATCCATGACCGGTCACATGCTGGCTGCTGCAGGGGCAGCGGAACTGGTGGTTTGTATCGAGGCCATACGATCCGGGGTTATTCCCCCGACGATTAACCTGGATCATCCAGACCCCGAGTGCGATCTTGACTATGTGCCCCACAAAGCCCGGGAATGGCCCGTTCGGATCGCAATGAATAACTCCTTTGGCTTTGGAGGTCATAACGCCTGCCTGGTCGTGGGTTCCTGGCATTGACGGGAAGGACAAGATCCGTCAAGTTGAAGGAAATTCGATGAAAAAAGGGATTCATCCAGAGTACGGGGACGCCGTGATCCGGTGTGCGTGCGGTGCTGTCTATCGGACACGCTCGACCCGCCCGGATATTCACATTGGGATTTGCGCTGCCTGTCACCCCCTTTTTACCGGCCAGCAGAAGTTTGTGGATACCGCTGGGCGGGTGGAAAAGTTCACTCGCCGCTTCGGTAAAACGACTCTTGTTGGAAGCGTCAAACGTCGTTAGGTGTTTGGGGATTTTTCCAGGGCAGCTCTCCCTCCCGGAAAGCTTCCAAGCCCCGGAAATTCACTGGAACGCATACCCAGAGCCTTGCGACGGAAAAGGGCCATGTCTCGTTAGGGGAAACGGCACAAGCGAGTCACCCTGCGTGGGGAATAATCGGGTCGATACGGAAAGTTCGCAAAAAGCTGAGTGGTTACCCTTGGGTTTGTGGACACGCGCATGAACCTCTCGGAGCACGTCCAGCAGCTTCGCCAGCGGTATCGCGAGCTGGAGGAAGAAATTGCGCGCCCGCAGTTCTATAGCCAGCCTCTTCATGCTCAGGAAGTGCTGAAGGAACACGCGCGGATCGGTGAGCTTGTACGGGTGGGCGAGGAATGGGAGAAATGTCGGAAACAGCTCCGGGAAATGGACGAGCTTGTCCGGACCGCCGAAGATCCCGAGTTACGCCAGCTCGCAGACCAGGAAAAAGAGCGACTGCAACGGCAGGAACGAGAGCTTTCTCGCAAGCTTCTCTTGGGCCTTCTTCCCCCCGATCCGAATGAAGGGAGAAATACCATTGTGGAGATTCGAGCCGGTACGGGTGGAGAGGAAGCCTCCCTTTTTGCGGCAGACTTGTACCGGATGTATAGCCGCTACGCGGAGCGCAAGGGGTGGAGGAAAGAGGTTCTTTCCCATAGCCCTAGCGAGTTGGGAGGATTCAAGGAAGTCATCTTTCTTTTGAGCGGACCGGATGCCTACCAACGGATGCAATATGAAAGCGGTGTCCATCGCGTGCAACGGATCCCTGTGACCGAATCCCAGGGCCGAATTCATACCTCCACGGCCACGGTCGCTGTCCTTCCCGAGGCTCAAGAAGTGGACGTAGTGCTCAAACCGGAAGAGCTTCGCATTGAGGTCTGCCGTGCCAGTGGCCCGGGAGGCCAGGGGGTCAACACCACCGACTCTGCCGTCCAAATCCTGCATATCCCTACGGGAATGATCGTTCGCTGCCAGGATGAGAGATCCCAAATAAAGAACCGGGAAAAGGCCCTTCGCATCCTGCGAGCGCGCTTACTGCAAAAACGCCAGCAGGAAGAATCGCAAAAGTACGCGCAGGCCCGGCGGCAACAAATTGGAACAGGCGACCGGCATGAGAAAATCCGGACCTATAACTTTCCTCAAAACCGGGTTACCGATCACCGCCTTCGCCTCACCCTTTACGATCTGGCAACGGTACTCGATGGTGATCTCGAACCCTTGCTGGACGCCCTGGCAGAAAAAGAGGCCCAGGAACGAATCGCCGAGATACTCAAGGAAAACCGGTAATGGGGTAGATAACCCCCGACCGTAAAGCCGCGGGCTTTCTTGGAGAGCGCAAGAGATGTCTGATCCATCCCATGCTCTGAACATCAGGCGTCTTCAGGGCCGCCCTTGGCCAATGCTCGGCGTCGTCGCCCAATCGTGGCAAATCCCGACTTGCGCTCACGTCGCTGTGCGCCCGAAAGAACACAGTGAGGAGACTTGAACCGATGTGCTGAGCGTTTTCCCAGACCTCCACAACACAACTCGCTCTAGCTAGTGTAGGCTCGATGGGCGTACTGGACGAAGGACGCTACCTGCCGCCACGCCCCGCAGTGCTAACGGGCGCACACGCGCTTGCCGACCCTCCTCCGGTCGCGGATCTCCGTGAGGTCGTCCATCCCGATCCTGTCGACCCCGCCTCGATGGCGGCGCGGACGATCGTTCTACTCGGTTCGGGGTTCATGTACCGAATGTACCGGATCCTTTCGCCGGAGACCTGCCGCAGCCTTCCCTCTCGCGCTCTGGCTGCCGTTGGACGGAAGACGACGACACAGGGCAAGAGAGCGATCGCGCTTCTCGCGCCACTTTCCGCCGCCCAAGATTTTGCCTGTGCGTATGAGGGAGAGGTTCTTTTCCCCGACATCCACGCCCAGCATGGCGCCCGACCCAGAGCTTGCCTCTCTTCCGTCTCGACGACGAGCTTAAGATACCCCCTTCTGTCGCGAAAGACGCGTTCCGGTTCCTTCGGCCGACCGCAGGCAAAAATGCGTCTTGGGTGCTCGCCCAGACGCAGCCGGACGCTCTTGCGTCCCTCGATCGTGTAGAGCAACACACTTTCACCTTTCATGGTGTACGTAGGCTTGTTGAAGGGCACGCTGGCATGGTCGAAGCGGTTCGCCGGAACGGGCGCGTCCTTCGTCGTGGTTCCTTATCTCTTCTCTGCCCTGGAGGCCTTGCACAGCGTAAAAATGGCGCTGCAGCACACCTAGACACCCACCGGTGTTTGCCTAGCGCACCAGCGTGTAGGCGCGCGCTGGTGCAGGGCTACCCTGTCCCAGAAGCAGTACGAGGGCACGACGGGAACGAGCCGGTTGCAAACGTCGGCGTAGGCGTCCGAGGAGAGGGCGGCAAGCGATCGTGTTTGCTCCGGCGTAACATCCTGTTGGATCGACGCCGTGCGCATCATGGCTCATCCTTTGGGTGAGATGGTTAGAACGCTCGATGGAACGGCGGATGATCTCCGCGCTCACTTTGGCCGCCGTCCAAAGGTAGTACGATGGCGACCACGGCTGACCGCCCCACACCCGCGGTTCTTTACCTCGGGGAAACGCTGGAACCACCGGGTTGCCGTGACGCCCTTACGCACCTTGACGGCATCGGCCACGGCGATGGCAACTGGGATGCCGACAAAAAGATGAATGTCATCCGGCTGGACCTCCTGGGAGATCACCGGCTAGCCAGGGTCCGCGTAGACGGCACCCTGCATCCCTCTGGTTTGCCTAGCCACCGCTCGGGGTCAATACGTCGCACCAATCCTTTGGACACCAGATCAGCTGGGAGACCGCTGGGTCGACGTCATTCCGGTTGGTGATCATGTTGGTCATCCGCCATATTGTATACCCCATCGTGCGCTGTGCGCCCCCACCATTTTTCTCGCGGCGATGGAAATCGCAGGTTTCTTTGGGGAAGGCCTATGAAGATCGGAGAAGTCCTTTCGCTGACCACCCAGTACCTCCACAAGCACGGGGTTGACTCACCCCGACTGTCCGCGGAATGGCTTTTAGCGGATCTTTTAGCGGTGAAACGCCTGGACCTCTACCTTCGCTTCGACCAATCCCTCCCCGAGGAGCTTTTGGAAACGCTCCGTACTCTTGTGCGGCGCCGAGCAAGAGGGGAACCGCTCCAGTATATCCAAGGATATGCTCTTTTTCGAGGGCAACGCTTCACCGTGACCCCGGCGACCTTTATCCCCCGACCGGAAACCGAAATCCTCCTCGAGGAGATCCTCCCTTTTTTGGACCCGCAGGGTCCTCCGATTCTCGACGTAGGGACCGGGTGCGGTGTGCTTGCCATTTGTCTTGCCCAGATGTTTCCCCAGCTCACCATTTTTGGGTGTGACAAAAGCGACGCGGCTTTGGCGGTAGCCAAAGAAAACGCTCAAGGGTTAGGGAACGTAACGTTTCTCGAAAGCGATCTACTCGACGGCGCTCCCCAAATCTTCTACCAGGCCATCGTTGCAAACCTTCCCTACATCCCCACCGCCTGGATCCCCAAGCTGCCCAAGGAAATCCAATGGGAACCCGTTTTGGCTTTGGATGGTGGGCCTGATGGAATGCGCTACATTCGGGGGTTGGCGGAACAGGCTAGGGGCCGCTGCCGTTGGCTTGCACTGGAAATCGGGGATGGGCAAGCGGAACCCATACAAACTTCTTTACAAAAGCTAGGCTACCACGTAACGAAGCTAGTCGAGGATTTGCGCGGGAT from Candidatus Methylacidithermus pantelleriae encodes the following:
- the ftsH gene encoding ATP-dependent zinc metalloprotease FtsH gives rise to the protein MPQGANRPPSPHRTRWMGQRPKLPPQAPHPWVGLAIQILLALALVWFWQQSFHEARFTTIPYSEFKKLLAQKEIAELWIGPDEIRGRLEGPSAKGTIGKFFRTVRLEDPTLVQELQSSGVRYQATRPSFLGTLFFSWILPLMVLLGLWVLFTRLAGVGGGAHPLLSFGKSRALLIKGERTGVTFEDVAGCDEAKFELQEIVDFLKNPARYRSLGARIPKGVLLVGPPGTGKTLLARAIAGEAGVPFFSISGSDFVEMFVGVGAARMRDLFAQAKKQAPCIIFIDELDAIGRQRGARVIVSHDEQEQTLNQLLVEMDGFNPNVGIIVLGATNRPEILDRALLRPGRFDRQVVVDLPDLDGREAILRVHARGKPLDSHVDLRRIAQATPGFSGADLANLINEAALLAARRNAKAITQEDLEAALEKIVAGPEKRSRRLREEERRRVAIHEVGHALVAAFSPAADPVRKISIVPRGKGALGFTLQLPTDQHYLATRSELLSRIRCALGGRAAEELVYGEPSTGAENDLDVATVLARQMVCIYGMSESVGLARCASRSPSPFLGDLNGLWSRDCSEKTAQLIDTEVKAILEQAMAEAKQILSEHQKELADLAELLLKKETIEGEEFYRLLGQSPPEPSLRQQGVVLTSEPPVIDSQPLGKPD
- a CDS encoding alpha-keto acid decarboxylase family protein, with amino-acid sequence MSLRVLDYLVARLKELGVLHVFGIPGDYVLPVYDALLEKGISIVTTCDEEGAGFAADAYARIRGMGAVCVTYCVGGLKVANTTAGAYAEKSPVLVLSGAPGMKEREKNSLLHHKVRDFDTQRRVFEELTVACTLLSEPERAPQEVDRVLTQALRYKRPVYIELPRDTSFAPLPSSTPFPPPPLVVKEPSDPEALEEALEEAVTLLTSAQKPCLLADVEIHRFGLQQELEEFALQVEIPVAATLLGKSVIAETHPYYMGVYEGALGRPEVREYVESSDCLLMLGVFMTDINLGIYTAQLDPARCIYATSERLSIRYHRYENVTLEDFLRGLLKRTQGWKAPRREFPRPPGELSLGEARDRVTVRSLFGRLNRYLTDETVVIADVGDALFGAADLLVHQRTEFLGSAYYASLGFAVPGALGAQLANARLRPLVLVGDGAFQMTGMELSTIARWGLDPIVLLLDNQGYGTERQIRQGPYNELLPWNYWKVPDVLGTGRAFLVETNEQLESALQESFAVRGTFSLIQVRLNPEDRSPALARLAERLAAQQ
- the nth gene encoding endonuclease III, encoding MTEGSGSMVVGSPPWVRELCKRLKATYPNSRPALTYNNPLQLLVAAILSAQTTDESVNRVTQKLFQRYKTASDYAQADLAELEKDLRAIGLYRSKARNIQRSCQILCEKYGGEVPPDMEALLSLPGVGRKTANVVLGNGFGRNEGIVVDRHVARLSHRLGLAKGNNPEAIERELMDKIPRELWTDFSNWLIWHGRKRCRARFPDCRHCELEDLCPKIGVSLQGPPEGRSPKKPARATTRTT
- a CDS encoding ACP S-malonyltransferase is translated as MEIGRCSNGWGLLFAGQGAQRVGMGKDLWEASPLVRDWYRKAEQIAGLPLTRVSFEGPMEELSRTSVCQPALYVQGMALYWLLQSHCPDFPTIALAGLSLGEWTAHAAAGSLDPYEALELVVQRGRWMEEVAQEKPGAMTAILGLPLHAVEELARKFGVEVANYNAPTQIVLSGRKDRIEKLTQWLQGNKRARAVLLPVSGAFHSSDMREVERKLSGALERLSIRPPRFWVFSNRTGGIVTEPQEIRRSLAEQVSHPVLWEGCLRKMLELGIERFVEIGPGGILCGLVRRIHPNAQCLTYEKLADLIEILHVSQG
- the fabG gene encoding 3-oxoacyl-[acyl-carrier-protein] reductase; the protein is MSLKGKVAVVTGASRGIGRAIAQELAREGARVACVSRSPEPLNQTVHEILALGGEARAYCADSTEPAQIQKAAQQILEEMGPVYALVNNAGIVRDRLLLRMTEEDWDVVIDTNLKGVFHWTKTLLKGFLSQREGRIVNISSVSALLGNAGQTNYAAAKAGLLGFTKSLAREVASRNITCNVVCPGFIETGMTQGLDPHLRERILGAIPLGRFGRPEEVAGLVSFLCGPKAGYITGQTFVVDGGMAMQ
- a CDS encoding acyl carrier protein, with product MAEKSVEERVKEIIVEQLGVNPEQVTPDAKFIEDLGADSLDTVELVMAFEEEFNVEVPDEEAEKLQTVGDVIRYIEENMEE